The Frankiaceae bacterium genome includes a region encoding these proteins:
- a CDS encoding ribonuclease E inhibitor RraB, producing MDAIAASGVDLTAPVLLRHVLLVNDPAAAEALAAAVREDGYDVRLDTHDGGWTWIVHAAETAVLTPVHAARARARLTSLASRHGAEYEGWQAATP from the coding sequence CGATCGCGGCGTCGGGCGTGGACCTGACCGCGCCGGTGCTGCTGCGCCACGTCCTCCTGGTCAACGACCCCGCCGCGGCCGAGGCGCTCGCCGCGGCGGTGCGCGAGGACGGCTACGACGTACGCCTCGACACCCACGACGGCGGCTGGACGTGGATCGTGCACGCCGCCGAGACGGCCGTGCTGACGCCCGTGCACGCGGCGCGCGCGCGGGCGCGGCTGACGTCCCTGGCGTCGCGCCACGGCGCGGAGTACGAGGGCTGGCAGGCCGCGACCCCGTAG
- a CDS encoding mechanosensitive ion channel domain-containing protein, whose amino-acid sequence MLDVPLTDIARAGIRVLVVVLLAVITVRVARRAVPRTIRKLTGSAGGARLEQRTATLSGTVVSVVGVMVWATAFVTVVGALGFELGPLLAGAGVVGLAVGFGAQQLVRDVITGFFVLVEDQYGVGDTITVGAVSGTVESMTLRLTRVRGDDGVLHHIRNGDLGVVSNSSRGYHVASVVVPLPADADASAVAERVAAAMATLSEEHVLGDLLLAEPQVLGVTGFRDTTNSPVLTIQARAKPEAKSRVQREILQRALAAVPEPPKRRTAKKG is encoded by the coding sequence GTGCTCGACGTCCCGCTGACCGACATCGCGCGGGCCGGCATCCGCGTCCTCGTCGTCGTGCTGCTCGCCGTCATCACGGTGCGCGTCGCGCGGCGCGCCGTACCGCGGACGATCCGCAAGCTGACCGGCAGCGCCGGCGGTGCCCGCCTCGAGCAGCGCACGGCCACCCTGTCCGGAACGGTCGTCAGCGTCGTCGGCGTCATGGTGTGGGCGACGGCGTTCGTCACGGTCGTGGGCGCGCTCGGCTTCGAGCTGGGGCCGCTGCTCGCCGGCGCGGGCGTCGTCGGCCTCGCGGTCGGCTTCGGCGCGCAGCAGCTCGTCCGCGACGTCATCACCGGCTTCTTCGTGCTCGTCGAGGACCAGTACGGCGTCGGCGACACCATCACGGTCGGCGCCGTCAGCGGCACCGTCGAGTCGATGACGCTGCGGCTGACGCGGGTGCGCGGCGACGACGGCGTGCTGCACCACATCCGCAACGGCGACCTCGGCGTCGTCTCCAACTCCTCCCGCGGCTACCACGTCGCCTCCGTCGTCGTGCCGCTGCCCGCGGACGCGGACGCCTCGGCCGTCGCGGAGCGGGTGGCGGCCGCGATGGCGACGTTGAGCGAGGAACACGTCCTCGGCGACCTGTTGCTCGCCGAGCCGCAGGTGCTCGGCGTGACCGGCTTCCGCGACACGACGAACTCGCCGGTGCTCACGATCCAGGCGCGCGCCAAGCCCGAGGCGAAGTCACGGGTGCAGCGGGAGATCCTGCAGCGCGCGCTGGCCGCCGTGCCCGAGCCGCCGAAGCGGCGTACCGCCAAGAAGGGCTAG
- a CDS encoding DUF3501 family protein: MKPITIDDLELDLAAYGARRADSRAAAIALKKTRRIHLGDVVTLVFENRDTLRHQIQEMVFVEQTTDLAKIGEELDVYNPLMPSPNELSATLFLEFSDMATLKNELPRLAGIEHTFSLTIGGSAVKAVGEEGRSREDYTATVHYLRFPMTDEQRDAFRDPSVPAELVVDHPNYSDSTPIPAEMRLSLLADLALD; this comes from the coding sequence ATGAAGCCGATCACCATCGACGACCTCGAGCTCGACCTCGCGGCGTACGGCGCCCGCAGGGCCGACTCGCGCGCCGCCGCCATCGCGCTCAAGAAGACGCGCCGCATCCACCTCGGCGACGTCGTGACGCTCGTGTTCGAGAACCGCGACACGCTGCGCCACCAGATCCAGGAGATGGTGTTCGTCGAGCAGACCACCGACCTCGCGAAGATCGGCGAGGAGCTCGACGTCTACAACCCCCTCATGCCCTCGCCGAACGAGCTCTCCGCGACGCTGTTCCTCGAGTTCTCCGACATGGCGACGCTGAAGAACGAGCTGCCGCGCCTGGCGGGCATCGAGCACACGTTCTCGCTGACGATCGGCGGCTCGGCCGTGAAGGCCGTCGGCGAGGAGGGCCGCTCGCGCGAGGACTACACCGCGACCGTCCACTACCTGCGCTTCCCGATGACCGACGAGCAGCGCGACGCGTTCCGCGACCCGTCGGTGCCCGCGGAGCTCGTCGTCGACCACCCGAACTACTCGGACAGCACGCCGATCCCCGCCGAGATGCGGCTGTCCCTGCTGGCCGACCTCGCGCTGGACTGA
- a CDS encoding rubrerythrin family protein codes for MPSLEGSKTHDNLKEAFAGESQANRRYLYFARKADIEGYPEIAGLFRDVAEGETGHAFGHFDFLAEVGDPVTGSKVGKTADNLQSSIDGETYEFTEMYPGFARTARDEGFDEIAEWLETLARAEKSHAGRFQKGLEGLNANV; via the coding sequence ATGCCGTCGCTCGAGGGCAGCAAGACGCACGACAACCTCAAGGAGGCGTTCGCCGGCGAGAGCCAGGCCAACCGCCGCTACCTCTACTTCGCCCGCAAGGCCGACATCGAGGGCTACCCGGAGATCGCGGGCCTGTTCCGCGACGTCGCGGAGGGCGAGACCGGCCACGCGTTCGGCCACTTCGACTTCCTCGCCGAGGTCGGCGACCCGGTGACCGGCTCCAAGGTCGGCAAGACCGCCGACAACCTCCAGTCGTCGATCGACGGCGAGACGTACGAGTTCACGGAGATGTACCCCGGCTTCGCGCGCACCGCGCGGGACGAGGGCTTCGACGAGATCGCGGAGTGGCTGGAGACGCTGGCCCGCGCCGAGAAGAGCCACGCCGGCCGGTTCCAGAAGGGCCTCGAGGGCCTCAACGCCAACGTGTGA
- a CDS encoding transcriptional repressor: protein MDVRLTPQRRAVLDVLRASHDHPTAQDVLDRVRRTSPGIGAATVYRALNLLVEQGQALELALGDAAARYDANTARHDHVVCVECGAAADVDAALPPRLAENVAQVSGFAVTGHDLRFRGLCPTCQSRTATL from the coding sequence ATGGACGTCCGGCTCACGCCGCAGCGCCGCGCCGTCCTCGACGTGCTCCGGGCTTCGCACGACCATCCGACCGCACAGGACGTGCTCGACCGCGTCCGGCGTACGTCCCCCGGCATCGGCGCCGCGACCGTCTACCGCGCGCTGAACCTGCTCGTCGAGCAGGGCCAGGCGCTGGAGCTGGCGCTCGGCGACGCCGCCGCCCGCTACGACGCCAACACCGCCCGCCACGACCACGTCGTCTGCGTCGAGTGCGGCGCGGCCGCCGACGTCGACGCCGCGCTCCCCCCGCGACTCGCGGAGAACGTCGCCCAGGTGTCAGGCTTCGCCGTCACCGGACACGACCTCCGCTTCCGCGGGCTCTGCCCGACCTGCCAGTCCCGTACCGCAACGCTCTAG
- the trpD gene encoding anthranilate phosphoribosyltransferase, whose amino-acid sequence MTAWPGVLSTLLAGADLSRDDAEWVMGEIMEGVATPAQIAGFAMALRAKGESASEVSGLVAAMLARARPCVVSGPVVDTCGTGGDRAHTVNISTMAALVVAGSGARVVKHGNRAASSTCGSADLLEELGVRIDLPPALVAECAAEAGIAFCFAPVFHPALRHTGAPRRELGVATVFNFLGPLTNPARPGFQAVGVADARMAGVMAGVLAERGASALVFRGDDGLDELTTATTSRVWVVGGGEVREESLDPADLGVAPAPVEALRGGDAAFNAAVCRSFLGGSPGPVRDAVLLNAAAALAALSPSDSPVAERLAATLPVAAEAVDSGAALAALDRWVAVSTRLGGQ is encoded by the coding sequence ATGACCGCCTGGCCCGGGGTGCTCTCGACCCTGCTGGCGGGTGCCGACCTCTCGCGCGACGACGCCGAGTGGGTCATGGGCGAGATCATGGAGGGCGTCGCGACGCCGGCCCAGATCGCGGGCTTCGCGATGGCGTTGCGGGCCAAGGGGGAGTCTGCCTCGGAGGTCTCCGGGCTGGTGGCGGCGATGCTCGCGCGGGCTCGTCCGTGTGTTGTGTCCGGGCCGGTGGTCGACACGTGCGGGACCGGCGGCGACCGCGCGCACACGGTGAACATCTCGACCATGGCCGCTCTGGTCGTGGCCGGCTCGGGCGCGCGGGTCGTGAAGCACGGCAACCGCGCGGCGTCGTCCACCTGCGGCTCCGCGGACCTGCTCGAGGAGCTGGGCGTACGGATCGACCTCCCGCCCGCTCTTGTCGCGGAGTGCGCGGCGGAGGCGGGGATCGCGTTCTGCTTCGCGCCGGTGTTCCATCCCGCCTTGCGTCACACCGGCGCGCCGCGGCGCGAGCTGGGCGTCGCGACCGTCTTCAACTTCCTGGGTCCTCTGACCAACCCGGCGCGCCCCGGCTTCCAGGCGGTCGGCGTGGCCGACGCGCGGATGGCTGGGGTGATGGCCGGCGTGCTCGCGGAGCGGGGCGCGTCGGCTCTCGTGTTCCGCGGCGACGACGGGCTGGACGAGCTGACGACGGCGACGACGTCGCGGGTCTGGGTCGTCGGTGGCGGCGAGGTGCGGGAGGAGTCGCTGGACCCTGCTGACCTGGGGGTGGCGCCGGCTCCCGTGGAGGCGCTGCGGGGCGGGGACGCGGCGTTCAACGCGGCGGTGTGCCGGTCGTTCCTCGGTGGCTCGCCGGGGCCGGTCCGGGACGCGGTGCTGCTCAACGCGGCCGCGGCGCTGGCGGCGTTGTCTCCCTCGGACTCGCCGGTTGCCGAACGGCTGGCGGCGACGCTGCCGGTGGCGGCGGAGGCCGTGGACTCGGGCGCGGCTCTGGCTGCCCTCGACCGCTGGGTTGCCGTGTCCACGCGCCTCGGCGGCCAGTAG
- a CDS encoding GNAT family N-acetyltransferase: MRVRRLGAGEWERWREFRLAMLKDAPMSFGSTYADAVAFDDDRWRDRTRAMATSDDTVLYVADEDGDWLACAGGYVEDGVPNVFGVWTRPEHRGRGYADACVRTVVEWARATGAPEVRLWATDGNDAARKVYERIGFTPTGTTQPLPHTPATTESEYALPL; the protein is encoded by the coding sequence ATGCGGGTCCGCCGCCTCGGCGCCGGTGAGTGGGAGCGCTGGCGCGAGTTCCGGCTCGCGATGCTGAAGGACGCGCCGATGTCGTTCGGCAGCACGTACGCCGACGCCGTCGCGTTCGACGACGACCGCTGGCGTGATCGCACCCGCGCGATGGCCACGAGCGACGACACCGTCCTGTACGTCGCCGACGAGGACGGCGACTGGCTCGCCTGCGCGGGCGGCTACGTCGAGGACGGCGTCCCCAACGTCTTCGGCGTCTGGACCCGCCCCGAGCACCGCGGCCGCGGCTACGCCGACGCCTGCGTCCGCACCGTCGTCGAGTGGGCCCGCGCCACCGGCGCGCCCGAGGTCAGGCTCTGGGCCACCGACGGCAACGACGCCGCGCGGAAGGTCTACGAGCGCATCGGCTTCACGCCCACCGGCACGACCCAGCCGCTGCCGCACACACCGGCGACCACCGAGAGCGAGTACGCGCTCCCGCTCTGA
- a CDS encoding Lrp/AsnC ligand binding domain-containing protein, protein MITAVVLINAAVDAIPEIAERVSEISGVSEVYSVAGDVDLVAMVRVNAHEDLADVIAGQVNKVPGILSTQTLIAFRTYSRHDLEAAFAIGMEDTD, encoded by the coding sequence ATGATCACCGCCGTCGTCCTCATCAACGCCGCCGTCGACGCGATCCCCGAGATCGCCGAACGCGTCTCCGAGATCAGTGGCGTCAGCGAGGTCTACTCGGTCGCGGGCGACGTCGACCTCGTCGCGATGGTCCGCGTCAACGCCCACGAGGACCTCGCCGACGTCATCGCCGGCCAGGTCAACAAGGTCCCCGGCATCCTCTCCACGCAGACGCTCATCGCGTTCCGCACGTACTCGCGGCACGACCTCGAGGCGGCGTTCGCGATCGGCATGGAGGACACCGACTGA
- a CDS encoding GNAT family N-acetyltransferase produces MIRPLLPADHEAAARVYNHYVETTTATFQTEPVTPDEWAAESSGGEPGRHGAWAVEDGGAFAGYVLVTPFKSRCAYRDTAEVTVYLAPGHTGRGLGREALAFVDDHAREAGLHALLAVVCAENDASLRAFERAGYERCALLREVGSKFGRLLDVVYLERVVGS; encoded by the coding sequence GTGATCCGACCTCTGCTGCCCGCCGACCACGAGGCCGCCGCGCGCGTCTACAACCACTACGTCGAGACGACGACGGCGACGTTCCAGACGGAGCCGGTGACGCCGGACGAGTGGGCCGCGGAGTCCAGCGGTGGCGAGCCAGGGCGGCACGGCGCGTGGGCGGTCGAGGACGGCGGCGCGTTCGCGGGGTACGTGCTGGTGACGCCGTTCAAGTCACGCTGCGCCTACCGCGACACCGCCGAGGTGACGGTCTACCTTGCGCCCGGTCATACGGGCCGAGGACTCGGGCGGGAGGCGCTGGCGTTCGTGGACGACCACGCCCGCGAGGCCGGACTCCACGCGCTGCTCGCCGTGGTCTGCGCCGAGAACGACGCCAGCCTGCGCGCGTTCGAGCGGGCGGGCTACGAGCGCTGTGCCCTGCTCCGCGAGGTCGGCAGCAAGTTCGGCCGGCTTCTCGACGTCGTCTACCTGGAGAGGGTCGTAGGGTCGTAG
- a CDS encoding DEDD exonuclease domain-containing protein, translating to MTVTAVQSTFDELGTPLRDTTFVVVDLETTGGSPATSSITEVGAVRVRGGVVQGEFQTLVNPGSPIPPFIAVLTGITDGMVAGAPRIEDVVPAFLEFARGSVLVAHNSGFDLSFLRDACRRTGHEWPAFDSLDTVTLARRVLTRDEAPNVKLSTLARVFRTAVTPCHRALADAQATTDVLHGLIERLGNLGVHSLEELRTFSSLVSPEQRRKRYLADALPHRPGVYLFRDEQGRVLYVGKSKDLRARVRNYFVASEPRTRMAEMVACAERVDHVECSHGLEAEVRELRLIAEHKPRYNRRSRFPERAVFLKLTTERFPRLSVVRKVSADGATYLGPFGSLRAAELARAAAHEAFRIRQCTMRITRTTSVAPCVLREMGRCGAPCSGEEDEESYAAHAAAFTSAVVADPEAVRRAVAVRMDTLSAQHRYEDAAAHRDRLAAFVRAAARGQQLTALARVPLLVGAQPDTRGGWHLAVVRHGRLVAAGAVPVGIDPRPHVEALVATAETVPVVGPGPTPCATGEEMQAILRWLAVPGTRLVRVEGEWSSPAGGATRLVGMFEEAYDPAAAFADRRPLRTVSQPVRMFA from the coding sequence ATGACGGTGACCGCGGTCCAGAGCACGTTCGACGAGCTCGGGACTCCCCTGCGCGACACGACGTTCGTCGTCGTCGACCTCGAGACGACGGGCGGCTCCCCCGCGACCTCCTCCATCACCGAGGTGGGTGCCGTACGCGTCCGCGGCGGGGTCGTGCAGGGCGAGTTCCAGACGCTGGTCAACCCTGGCTCGCCGATCCCGCCGTTCATCGCGGTGCTGACCGGCATCACCGACGGCATGGTCGCGGGCGCGCCGCGGATCGAGGACGTCGTGCCGGCGTTCCTCGAGTTCGCGCGCGGGTCGGTGCTCGTCGCGCACAACTCCGGCTTCGACCTGTCGTTCCTCCGCGACGCGTGCCGCCGTACGGGTCACGAGTGGCCGGCGTTCGACTCGCTCGACACGGTCACGTTGGCGCGCCGCGTGCTCACCCGCGACGAGGCGCCCAACGTCAAGCTCTCCACCCTCGCCCGCGTCTTCCGTACGGCGGTCACGCCGTGCCACCGCGCGCTTGCCGACGCGCAGGCGACGACCGACGTGCTGCACGGCCTCATCGAGCGGCTCGGCAACCTCGGCGTCCACTCGCTGGAGGAGCTGCGGACGTTCTCCTCGCTGGTGTCGCCCGAGCAGCGCCGCAAGCGCTACCTCGCGGACGCCCTGCCGCACCGGCCCGGCGTCTACCTGTTCCGCGACGAGCAGGGCCGCGTCCTCTACGTCGGCAAGTCCAAGGACCTGCGCGCCCGCGTCCGCAACTACTTCGTCGCCTCCGAGCCGCGCACGCGCATGGCCGAGATGGTCGCCTGCGCCGAGCGGGTCGACCACGTCGAGTGCAGCCACGGGCTGGAGGCCGAGGTACGCGAGCTGCGGCTGATCGCCGAGCACAAGCCGCGCTACAACCGCCGCTCCCGCTTCCCCGAGCGCGCCGTCTTCCTCAAGCTCACGACCGAGCGCTTCCCGCGGCTCTCCGTGGTGCGCAAGGTGTCCGCCGACGGCGCGACGTACCTCGGGCCGTTCGGCTCGCTGCGCGCGGCCGAGCTGGCGCGGGCGGCGGCGCACGAGGCGTTCCGCATCCGCCAGTGCACCATGCGCATCACGCGGACGACCTCCGTCGCGCCCTGCGTGCTGCGCGAGATGGGCCGCTGCGGCGCGCCGTGCTCCGGCGAGGAGGACGAGGAGTCGTACGCCGCCCACGCCGCCGCGTTCACATCCGCCGTCGTGGCCGACCCCGAGGCCGTACGCCGCGCCGTCGCCGTGCGCATGGACACCCTCTCCGCGCAGCACCGCTACGAGGACGCCGCCGCGCACCGCGACCGGCTGGCGGCCTTCGTGCGCGCGGCGGCGCGCGGCCAGCAGCTCACCGCCCTGGCCCGGGTGCCACTGCTCGTCGGCGCGCAGCCCGACACGCGCGGCGGCTGGCACCTCGCCGTCGTACGCCACGGCCGCCTCGTCGCGGCCGGCGCGGTGCCCGTGGGGATCGACCCGCGCCCGCACGTCGAGGCGCTCGTCGCGACTGCCGAGACCGTGCCCGTGGTCGGCCCCGGGCCCACGCCCTGCGCGACGGGCGAGGAGATGCAGGCGATCCTGCGCTGGCTCGCCGTGCCCGGCACGCGCCTCGTGCGCGTCGAGGGTGAGTGGTCGTCGCCGGCCGGCGGCGCGACGCGGCTGGTGGGGATGTTCGAGGAGGCGTACGACCCGGCGGCGGCCTTCGCCGACCGGAGGCCGCTGCGTACGGTCAGCCAGCCCGTCAGGATGTTCGCGTGA